The genomic window AAAACCGTGATTTTGCAACGAACGAAGTTAAAATGATCCATATTTAGAGAACGAAAGAGAAATCAAGAAAGGCATATATATACACATACCATCATCATATGAGCTTAGTTTGTAGCAGGTATAATATTTTCTTCCATAGATCTCTTTCACTTGAGCAAAATAGGGCGTCGATGACCAATCACCGTCTGGCTTCTTCATCttaacagtgaagttgaagtgaTGGAAGGTATGGTCATAGCTCTCCACGCTGAAGCACTGATGTTGAAGCTCATCCAGGCCATACTCCACGTCCTGAAAGAAACACCTTATAAACAAAACTTGTTTTCGATTAAAATGGACAGAATAGTTAAAAATCACACATACTTTGAATTGGTCCAGCCATTTGATGTACTTCTTGAAATCCACCATGACTTCCTCGCCCATCCACTTCTTAGCATTCTCTATGATTTCTTTGCTAGACGGTTCTCCCCTACAACAGTACATTAAAACTGCTGCATATGCTTCAAAAGTTTATAAGAAAATCATAAAGGACACATACTGCACTGAATTCTCTGTTGGAGAGGCAAAGGACTTGGAGACTTCAGGAAATTTTAATTCCTCTCCTGATGACCAAAATGCTTGAGCATCCAGTTTATGCTGGGCCGGGTTGCTAAAGCCATGACTAGCGGCAATCATAGCCTCCACGACGTCAGTATATCTATGTTCGGCCAAGTACTTTAGTATCTCATGATATTCTTGTGCCCTGAATCAGAACAAACCCAAAGGATCAAGAAAATGCAAAATAATAATCCGCACACCTCATGAGCCTAAGAGGCAATATATAGCAAATGTTATGCTATGCATACTTCAAAAATGTTATGCTATGCATACTTAAAAACTGTGCAATAGCATTGAGCTCCGCCTGTGCATCTCACTGATGTGCCTGTTGTTTTCTGTGTGCTCCGCCTGGTGATCTAGCTTATGCTGTTCGGTGTGAGTCTGGGAGTGTGCTGTTAGTTTCTGTTCCTATCCTGGGTGCTGCTCGCTACAGTGTCTTTGTACACCTTATTGTAAGCTGGTAACCCCAGCATAACTGTAAACTCTGATTACACGAGGGAGGCCTTACCCCTGCACAGTGCAATGCAGAGAGGCCATGTCAAACCCTTATTCTTTCTTACTTAGTTCAAACATTCTCTCAGCTGGTATATGTCTATCCAGCCTCCTGCAGACATGGCGTCTACAACACCCCACGCTGGCTGCACTAATAAGTAATAACAAGTTGTTCTGTTGTTGTTTTCCCCTTATTTGATCCATGCATATACAAGTAAAACTTTAGTGCTCTGAGGCTTTGCATttaaaactaacaaactacaaacTAAATATAGCACGGGATGAACAAAAGGAAAATCATCATTACATACCAAGGATCCGATTCATCCGTAAGCTTCTCCTCCTCAACAATTTCAGAGCCGGTCTTACCTTCGGCAGTGTCATAAGCACATTCCTTGGACCTAGAGCAAAAAATGTCTGCACAATCAGTGATTATTCCAAAGCTACCATTTACTAGATATAAATAATCTTCTTGAACTAATTTTTGTGAAGTTGATGATGAATTAAACATATTTGAATTATATGCAAAACACATGAAAGAATACTAAAGGTCCATTTTTTTTGCTTTGAAGCTTCTAATATAAATACTAAACAGTAACAAACAGCAACATAAGAATCGAGAGACTAAAAACTCAACAAATAAATATTAACCCATGGTTCGGGGGCTAGGCAAAAAGGAGGTCAATCCAGTGCCTGTGAGTTGAGTTAAGTGTAGGAGGTGACTGGTGGAGTGTACATGCTTTAAACTCCATGCTACTCACCTCACCAGCAACCATCTCAAACCATGACCATGATAATCGAACCAATATGCTCATTAGTCAGCAACTTTATGATAGAGGTATTGCAATAATAACCAGGCAGTATTTTCTTTAAGGAGCACTGCTGCAAAAAAAAGTTGTGTTTGCTAGTGCTAGAGGCACACTTACGGTAGAACCTTAACTGCAGGAACGTCAGTGCTGctcaccttgtcagcattctccTCAACCCTGATCAGAAAATGTTGGTTGGTCTCTGGAAGTGTGGGAAAGAATTACTAGCCTCTATAAAAGAAACTAGCATTGCATACAAAATTATTTCTTCTACGAGAACTACAGTGAGAATAACCATAAACAGATATTCGGTATAAATAATCTTCTTCAACAAGTTTTCTGGAGTTGATGAATCAAACATATTTGAATGATATGCAGAACATATGAAAAAGAGTCATAATACACACATGGAGTTTCAACAAGCCAAATCCTGATTAAAATAACAAAACAATAATGGTCATACCTATCTGTTAATTCAGGTTTAGGAGGTGTGTCATTTAGCTCTAAAAATAACGGAACAATGATGGTCATACCTATCAGTTAAGTCAGGCTTAGGACGTG from Triticum urartu cultivar G1812 unplaced genomic scaffold, Tu2.1 TuUngrouped_contig_4808, whole genome shotgun sequence includes these protein-coding regions:
- the LOC125528348 gene encoding uncharacterized protein LOC125528348, which produces MYCCRGEPSSKEIIENAKKWMGEEVMVDFKKYIKWLDQFKDVEYGLDELQHQCFSVESYDHTFHHFNFTVKMKKPDGDWSSTPYFAQVKEIYGRKYYTCYKLSSYDDGHCYACINQGMHALKHPIGEFGYDSGYPDTGSPFIYLSDDE